One Nicotiana tomentosiformis chromosome 4, ASM39032v3, whole genome shotgun sequence genomic window carries:
- the LOC117275402 gene encoding uncharacterized protein has product MAENVEISDGRSTPGTNELVLRLEQKILELQGELEQSEVKLPEGYKPPRFETFDGTGNPKVHLRTYCNKLVGVGKNEQIRLKLFMQNLTGDALSWYINQNLKKWANWVSMESDFMERFRFNIENAPDSFRIQNLKKKLTETFCEYATR; this is encoded by the exons ATGGCAGAGAATGTTGAAATCTCGGATGGGAGAAGTACGCCAGGAACGAATGAGTTGGTCCTACGTTTGGAACAAAAAATCTTGGAGCTGCAGGGTGAGCTTGAGCAG TCAGAAGTAAAACtaccggagggttacaaacctcccaggTTTGAGACGTTTGATGGCACTGGTAATCCTAAGGTACATTTGAGAACCTATTGCAACAAGCTTGTGggagtgggtaagaatgaacaaattcGCCTAAAACTGTTCATGCAAAATCTTACAGGAGACGCGTTATCTTGGTACATCAACCAGAATTTGAAGAAGTGGGCGAATTGGGTGAGCATGGAATCAGATTTCATGGAAAGATTCAGGTTCAATATAGAGAACGCGCCAGACAGTTTTCGTATccagaacctcaagaagaagctgaCAGAAACCttctgcgagtatgctactcgttag